The Epinephelus lanceolatus isolate andai-2023 chromosome 14, ASM4190304v1, whole genome shotgun sequence genome has a window encoding:
- the LOC117251735 gene encoding trace amine-associated receptor 13c-like yields METLEGYELCFPQLLNTSCRKPIRSYFEAMLIYIVLSSISLSTAAFNLLIIISISHFKQLHTPTNLLLLSLAVSDFFVGLLMFFQIMLIDGCWLLGNIICNLYQYVIYIITSASIGTTVLISVDRYVAICDPLHYSTKVTKQRVQVCVCLCWTGSIFFHSLLLMDNLEQPGRYNSCSGECVFVINYIAGIADALLSFISPVTVIIVLYMRVFVVAVSQARAMRSHVTAVTLHQTAKVTVNKSELKAARTLGVVIVVFLICICPYFCVALSGQDTLLNASSAAFVICLFYFNSCLNPVIYAFFYPWFRKSIKLIVTLKILQPGSCEVNML; encoded by the exons ATGGAGACCTTGGAGGGATATGAACTCTGCTTTCCACAACTCCTCAACACCTCCTGCAGGAAGCCAATTCGGTCTTATTTTGAGGCCATGCTCATTTACATTGTGTTGTCCTCCATTTCTCTGTCCACTGCAGCTTTTAACCTGCTCATCATCATCTCTATCTCCCACTTCAA GCAGCTCCACACCCCGACcaacctcctccttctctctctggctgtctcaGATTTCTTTGTGGGCCTCCTCATGTTCTTCCAAATTATGCTCATAGATGGCTGCTGGCTCCTCGGTAACATCATATGTAATCTGTATCAGTATGTAATATACATTATTACCTCTGCCTCTATAGGAACCACAGTGCTTATATCAGTCGACCGATATGTGGCTATTTGTGATCCTCTGCATTACTCCACTAAAGTCACAAAACAAAGAGTtcaagtctgtgtttgtctgtgttggaCAGGTTCTATTTTCTTTCACAGTCTGCTGCTGATGGATAACCTGGAACAACCCGGCAGGTATAATTCCTGCTctggagagtgtgtgtttgtcatcaaCTACATTGCCGGAATTGCAGATGCGTTGTTGTCCTTTATCAGTCCTGTCACTGTCATCATAGTTCTGTACATGAGAGTATTTGTGGTGGCTGTGTCTCAGGCTCGTGCCATGCGGTCTCAtgtcacagctgtcactctccATCAAACAGCAAAAGTAACTGTTAACAAATCTGAGCTGAAAGCAGCCAGGACTCTTggtgttgtcattgttgtgtttctaATATGTATTTGTCCATATTTTTGTGTTGCACTATCGGGCCAAGACACCTTACTCAATGCTTCATCTGCTGCCTTTGTAATCTGTTTGTTCTACTTTAACTCCTGTCTGAATCCTGTGATCTATGCCTTTTTTTACCCCTGGTTTAGAAAATCTATTAAGCTCATCGTTACACTTAAGATACTGCAGCCTGGCTCATGTGAGGTAAACATGCTGTAG